The Pasteurella multocida genome contains a region encoding:
- the purH gene encoding bifunctional phosphoribosylaminoimidazolecarboxamide formyltransferase/IMP cyclohydrolase, translating to MQPNRPIRQALLSVSDKTGIVEFAQALVQRGVKLLSTGGTAKLLADHGLAVTEVSDYTGFPEMMDGRVKTLHPKVHGGILGRRGTDDEVMSQQGIEGIDMVVVNLYPFAATVAKPNCSLEDAVENIDIGGPTMVRSAAKNHQDVAIVVNNSDFNAILAEMDQHQNSLTLETRFDLAIKAFEHTAQYDAMIANYFGQLVKPYFVAEEEDAEAKCGQFPRTLNLNFIRKQTMRYGENGHQKAAFYVEQDVKEASVSTAKQLQGKALSYNNIADTDAALECVKSFDEPACVIVKHANPCGVALGADILAAYNRAYQTDPTSAFGGIIAFNRELDATTAQTIIDRQFVEVIIAPMVAEEAKALLKAKKNVRVLECGEWSGTQQRLDVKRVNGGLLVQEADLGMVDLADLKVVSKRQPTEQELKDLLFCWKVAKFVKSNAIVYAKDNQTIGIGAGQMSRVYSAKIAGIKAQDEGLDVAGCVMASDAFFPFRDGIDAAAKVGIQCVIHPGGSMRDQEVIDAADEHNMVMVLTGMRHFRH from the coding sequence ATGCAACCTAATCGTCCTATTCGCCAAGCATTACTGAGTGTTTCTGATAAAACAGGTATTGTTGAGTTCGCTCAAGCTCTTGTTCAACGTGGTGTGAAATTACTTTCAACAGGTGGTACTGCCAAATTATTAGCTGACCACGGCTTAGCGGTAACAGAAGTCTCAGATTACACAGGCTTTCCAGAAATGATGGATGGACGCGTGAAGACATTACATCCCAAAGTACATGGTGGTATTTTAGGGCGTCGTGGTACAGATGATGAGGTGATGAGCCAACAGGGTATCGAAGGTATCGATATGGTGGTGGTGAATTTATACCCTTTTGCTGCAACGGTTGCGAAACCAAATTGCAGTTTAGAAGATGCCGTGGAAAATATTGATATTGGCGGACCAACAATGGTGCGCTCAGCCGCGAAAAATCATCAAGATGTTGCAATTGTCGTTAATAATAGCGATTTCAACGCGATTCTGGCTGAAATGGATCAACACCAAAATAGCCTAACGTTGGAAACTCGCTTTGATCTTGCGATTAAAGCGTTTGAACATACGGCACAATATGATGCCATGATTGCGAACTATTTTGGTCAATTAGTCAAACCTTATTTTGTTGCAGAGGAAGAAGATGCCGAGGCGAAGTGCGGTCAGTTTCCACGTACTTTAAATTTAAACTTTATCCGTAAACAAACCATGCGTTATGGTGAGAATGGGCATCAAAAAGCCGCTTTTTATGTGGAGCAAGACGTAAAAGAAGCTTCTGTATCCACCGCAAAACAATTACAAGGTAAAGCCCTTTCTTATAACAATATCGCTGATACCGATGCTGCGCTTGAATGTGTGAAAAGCTTTGATGAGCCGGCTTGTGTCATTGTGAAACACGCCAATCCTTGTGGTGTGGCATTAGGCGCAGACATTTTGGCGGCTTATAACCGGGCTTATCAGACTGACCCGACTTCCGCTTTCGGTGGCATTATTGCCTTTAACCGTGAGTTAGATGCCACCACTGCGCAAACGATTATTGATCGTCAATTCGTGGAAGTGATTATTGCACCAATGGTTGCTGAAGAGGCAAAAGCTTTATTGAAAGCAAAGAAAAATGTGCGAGTGTTAGAATGTGGTGAGTGGTCAGGTACGCAACAACGCCTAGATGTAAAGCGTGTCAATGGCGGTTTATTGGTTCAAGAAGCTGATTTAGGCATGGTCGATTTAGCTGACTTAAAAGTGGTGAGCAAACGTCAGCCGACAGAGCAAGAATTAAAAGATTTGTTATTCTGCTGGAAAGTGGCGAAATTTGTTAAATCGAATGCCATCGTATATGCCAAAGATAACCAAACTATTGGTATTGGTGCGGGGCAAATGAGCCGTGTCTATTCGGCTAAAATTGCGGGCATTAAAGCGCAAGATGAAGGACTGGATGTGGCAGGTTGTGTGATGGCGTCTGATGCGTTCTTCCCATTCCGTGATGGAATTGATGCTGCTGCCAAAGTAGGGATTCAATGCGTGATTCATCCAGGTGGTTCAATGCGTGATCAAGAAGTGATCGACGCCGCCGATGAACATAATATGGTGATGGTATTGACCGGAATGCGTCACTTTAGACACTAG
- the smpB gene encoding SsrA-binding protein SmpB yields MTKKKVKVGTNTIALNKRARHDYFIEDEMEAGLELQGWEVKSMRAGKANISDSYIIFKQGEAYLFGATIQPLNVVSTHIVCDPTRTRKLLLKQKELASLFGKANRDGYTIVALSLYWKGAWAKLKIGLAKGKKQHDKREDIKEREWKVTKDRIMKNARLG; encoded by the coding sequence ATGACAAAGAAAAAAGTAAAAGTTGGCACAAATACGATAGCCTTAAATAAACGTGCACGACACGATTATTTTATTGAAGACGAAATGGAAGCGGGTCTGGAATTGCAAGGCTGGGAAGTGAAGTCGATGCGTGCTGGAAAAGCCAACATTAGTGACAGTTATATTATCTTTAAACAAGGCGAAGCTTATTTATTTGGTGCAACAATTCAGCCACTTAATGTCGTTTCAACGCATATTGTGTGTGATCCCACACGGACACGCAAGCTGTTACTCAAGCAAAAAGAACTGGCATCATTATTTGGGAAAGCCAATCGTGATGGCTATACTATCGTTGCTCTCTCACTCTATTGGAAAGGCGCTTGGGCTAAACTGAAAATTGGTCTTGCCAAAGGGAAAAAACAGCACGACAAACGTGAAGATATCAAAGAACGCGAGTGGAAAGTCACGAAAGATCGTATTATGAAAAATGCACGCCTTGGCTAA
- the arcA gene encoding two-component system response regulator ArcA encodes MGTPQILIVEDEAITRNTLKSIFEAEGYEVFEAADGAQMHRILSNKVINLVIMDINLPGKNGLMLARELRETTNTALMFLTGRDNEVDKILGLEIGADDYITKPFNPRELTIRARNLLQRTMQENSKDSHHPIEQYRFNGWTLDLNSRTLINPEGEEYKLPRSEFRAMLHFCENPGKIQTREELLKKMTGRELKPQDRTVDVTIRRIRKHFEDHPETPEIIATIHGEGYRFCGELE; translated from the coding sequence ATGGGAACGCCACAAATTTTAATTGTTGAAGACGAAGCAATCACCAGAAATACCTTAAAAAGTATTTTTGAGGCGGAAGGTTATGAAGTATTTGAGGCGGCAGACGGCGCACAGATGCACCGTATTCTGTCTAATAAAGTGATTAATCTTGTCATTATGGATATCAACTTACCCGGTAAGAATGGACTCATGCTCGCCCGCGAACTACGAGAAACGACCAATACCGCATTAATGTTTTTAACTGGTCGCGATAATGAAGTGGATAAAATTCTTGGTCTAGAAATCGGTGCGGATGATTACATCACAAAACCATTCAATCCAAGAGAATTAACCATTCGTGCACGAAATTTATTACAACGCACGATGCAAGAAAATAGTAAAGATAGCCATCATCCTATTGAGCAATATCGCTTTAATGGCTGGACACTAGACTTAAATAGCCGCACGTTAATTAATCCAGAAGGGGAAGAATATAAACTTCCACGCAGTGAATTCCGTGCGATGTTACATTTCTGTGAAAACCCAGGCAAAATTCAAACCCGTGAAGAATTATTGAAGAAAATGACGGGACGTGAATTAAAGCCACAAGATCGGACAGTAGATGTCACTATTCGTCGTATTCGCAAACATTTTGAAGATCATCCAGAAACCCCAGAAATTATCGCCACGATCCATGGTGAAGGTTATCGTTTCTGTGGTGAATTAGAATAA
- a CDS encoding protein-disulfide reductase DsbD, which translates to MKKIFFIFFLIWTSLSVNAGVFDKKNAFLKAEQAFVFTERQQNDRLSLNWDIASGYYLYKKSLEIKGENGQLFIPQLPLAEIHQDDFFGDVEIYRHQLTFSLPFTQLSATKQVEITYQGCTEGFCYPPETRVIALTSLERESGQISSAVLKEESVLSELPLAEQDRLAAKLIESKYAVFWFFLFGLGLAFTPCVLPMLPLLSAIVIGREQRPSTAKAFGLSVVYVQGMALTYTLLGLIVAAIGLPFQVALQSPYVLLTLSAIFVLLALSMFGLFTLQLPVSLQTKLTQYSQQQKSGVFGGVFVMGMIAGLVASPCTSAPLSGALLYVAQSGDLFTGAITLYLLALGMGLPLIFITVFGNNILPKSGNWMIQVKNAFGFVLLALPIFLISRVFPEIEMPLWFSLAFAFSLWLLYQFRNNKGVWVFTFILGVMGYLYYSYAMNRYTPAHQTTSLSQFERITSYAQLQQVLSKNPNSLAMLDLYADWCVACKEFETHTFSDVAVQKAFADVLLLQVDMTKNSEANRELMQKLHVIGLPTLIFFNQQGQEIEGSRITGFMQASPFVDWLQKMKSIQPISQ; encoded by the coding sequence ATGAAAAAAATATTTTTTATTTTCTTTTTAATTTGGACAAGTTTATCCGTCAATGCGGGCGTGTTTGATAAAAAAAACGCCTTTTTGAAAGCGGAGCAAGCATTTGTCTTCACAGAAAGGCAGCAGAATGACAGGCTATCTTTAAATTGGGATATTGCTTCTGGTTATTATCTGTATAAAAAAAGTCTTGAAATAAAAGGAGAGAATGGGCAACTGTTTATCCCTCAACTGCCGTTAGCGGAAATACATCAAGATGATTTTTTTGGTGACGTTGAGATTTATCGTCATCAATTGACCTTTTCTTTGCCTTTTACTCAGTTATCTGCGACGAAACAAGTTGAAATTACTTATCAAGGCTGCACAGAAGGTTTTTGCTATCCACCTGAAACCCGAGTGATTGCGTTAACCTCGTTAGAGAGGGAATCTGGGCAAATTTCAAGCGCGGTATTGAAAGAAGAGAGTGTACTTTCTGAACTACCATTAGCAGAGCAAGATCGTTTAGCTGCAAAGTTGATCGAGAGTAAATATGCGGTCTTTTGGTTTTTCTTGTTTGGTCTGGGACTCGCTTTTACTCCCTGTGTTTTGCCGATGCTGCCTTTATTATCAGCTATTGTCATTGGTCGTGAACAGCGTCCGAGTACAGCCAAAGCGTTCGGATTAAGCGTTGTGTATGTACAAGGGATGGCGTTGACTTATACTTTGCTTGGTTTAATTGTGGCAGCGATTGGTTTACCTTTTCAAGTGGCATTACAAAGCCCTTATGTCTTATTAACGTTATCCGCGATTTTTGTGTTGCTCGCTTTATCTATGTTTGGGCTATTCACTTTGCAATTACCTGTTAGCTTGCAAACCAAATTAACCCAATATAGCCAGCAGCAGAAATCAGGGGTATTTGGTGGGGTGTTTGTGATGGGAATGATTGCAGGCTTAGTCGCGTCACCTTGCACTTCTGCACCATTATCCGGCGCATTACTTTATGTGGCGCAAAGTGGTGATTTATTCACCGGTGCGATCACCTTATATTTATTAGCCTTAGGGATGGGCTTACCACTCATTTTTATTACTGTCTTTGGTAATAATATCTTGCCAAAATCAGGTAATTGGATGATTCAAGTGAAAAATGCGTTTGGTTTTGTGTTGTTAGCCTTGCCGATCTTTTTAATTTCGCGTGTGTTTCCTGAAATCGAAATGCCATTATGGTTCAGTTTAGCGTTTGCGTTCTCGCTATGGTTGTTGTATCAATTCAGAAATAATAAAGGGGTATGGGTATTCACTTTTATCCTTGGTGTAATGGGGTATTTATATTATAGCTATGCAATGAACCGATATACGCCAGCACATCAAACGACTTCTCTGTCTCAATTTGAACGCATTACCAGTTATGCCCAATTACAACAAGTGTTAAGCAAGAATCCTAACTCTCTGGCGATGTTAGATTTATATGCGGATTGGTGTGTTGCCTGTAAAGAGTTTGAAACGCATACCTTTAGCGATGTTGCTGTACAGAAAGCATTTGCCGATGTTTTACTTTTACAAGTTGATATGACGAAGAACAGTGAGGCGAATCGGGAACTTATGCAAAAGCTTCACGTCATTGGTTTGCCTACCTTGATTTTCTTTAATCAACAAGGTCAGGAAATTGAAGGCTCAAGAATAACAGGTTTTATGCAAGCCAGCCCTTTTGTGGATTGGTTACAAAAAATGAAGTCTATTCAGCCAATTAGCCAATAA
- the ykgO gene encoding type B 50S ribosomal protein L36: protein MQVLSSLKSAKTRHPGCKIVRRHGVVYVICKENPRFKARQGGKKKR, encoded by the coding sequence ATGCAAGTATTAAGTTCATTAAAGAGTGCGAAAACACGCCATCCCGGCTGTAAGATTGTACGCCGCCATGGGGTTGTGTATGTTATTTGCAAAGAAAATCCGCGTTTTAAAGCACGCCAAGGCGGTAAAAAGAAGCGCTAG
- a CDS encoding phosphoethanolamine transferase — protein sequence MKKSLFILLGYSAVLLLSEILYRYFFKINSLYRISESFLIIFVVLSLFYFSKYRVSRFFIALFFSCSTLINNVHYEVYQNWINGTNYLLMFKEYWEVTHAGLHMLDKLAGGIIWGALDILIFISISRFRQKTHWVADISFILVMGYIFVRSFYTNQELGITSNPGYSRIKANFFAFGYFIGKTLPYDLFNLSNVSVYYRDKPNMTQPTMAKNIVLIMGESLSASNVGTFGYERQTMPFLDQLVKNAPAETLLKPAYSAGLGTAISLPAFFNAIPRPNGLEQIVSGRTNLFRLAKERGYQTYFYSAQPENQMMIMSIMGKTWVDHLLFPSDIGYKRSEGMHDHALLPLFEQIDLSEGNHFIVLHQRGSHAPYAYYLSEEEKAFKENTPLDNYDSTLYNTDQFIEKVFKQLKQHHDDWVLIYTSDHGQFVSNQVYNQGTAKEANYLVPIMTYTENTALQQLQRPFLACDRLFHQQLSTFIIKMLGYDMPISDCQHGVINSLILTGDSGYLEVQANQPPAFFIPKNRFKKE from the coding sequence ATGAAAAAAAGTCTTTTTATTTTATTGGGCTATTCCGCCGTTTTGCTATTGAGCGAAATACTTTATCGTTATTTTTTCAAGATTAATAGCTTATACCGTATTAGTGAAAGTTTTCTGATTATCTTTGTTGTCCTTTCATTATTTTATTTTTCTAAATATAGGGTATCACGCTTTTTTATCGCTTTATTCTTTTCTTGTAGTACGTTGATTAATAACGTGCATTATGAGGTTTATCAAAACTGGATTAATGGCACGAATTATCTACTAATGTTTAAAGAATATTGGGAAGTCACCCATGCCGGTTTACATATGTTAGACAAACTTGCCGGTGGCATTATTTGGGGGGCGCTAGATATCCTGATTTTTATTTCCATATCGCGTTTTAGGCAAAAAACGCATTGGGTGGCTGATATTTCGTTTATCTTGGTGATGGGCTATATCTTTGTGCGTTCTTTTTATACCAATCAAGAGTTAGGGATCACCTCTAATCCTGGATATTCGAGAATTAAAGCCAACTTTTTCGCCTTTGGTTACTTTATTGGTAAAACACTGCCTTATGATCTCTTTAATTTGAGTAATGTGTCTGTGTATTATCGAGATAAACCTAATATGACACAGCCTACCATGGCAAAAAATATTGTCCTAATTATGGGGGAAAGTTTGAGTGCGAGCAATGTAGGGACGTTTGGCTACGAAAGGCAAACCATGCCATTTTTGGATCAGTTAGTCAAAAATGCACCGGCAGAAACGCTATTGAAACCAGCCTATTCTGCTGGGTTAGGTACGGCTATTTCATTGCCTGCTTTTTTTAATGCGATTCCTCGTCCAAATGGTCTAGAACAAATTGTTAGTGGCAGAACAAACTTGTTCCGTTTAGCGAAAGAACGAGGCTATCAGACCTATTTTTATTCAGCGCAGCCTGAAAACCAAATGATGATCATGAGTATCATGGGGAAAACCTGGGTTGATCATTTACTTTTCCCGAGTGATATCGGCTATAAACGTTCAGAGGGAATGCATGATCATGCCCTTCTCCCTTTATTTGAACAAATAGATTTGAGTGAAGGGAATCATTTTATCGTGTTACATCAAAGAGGGTCTCACGCACCCTATGCATATTATTTATCGGAAGAAGAAAAAGCATTTAAAGAAAACACGCCATTAGATAATTATGACAGCACGCTTTACAATACGGATCAGTTTATTGAAAAAGTTTTTAAGCAGCTCAAACAACATCATGATGACTGGGTATTAATTTACACATCGGATCATGGGCAGTTTGTGTCAAACCAAGTGTATAACCAAGGTACAGCAAAAGAAGCAAATTACTTAGTGCCGATAATGACTTATACCGAAAATACAGCGTTGCAGCAGCTACAACGACCGTTTTTAGCCTGCGACAGACTGTTTCATCAACAATTATCGACATTCATTATCAAGATGTTGGGATATGATATGCCGATTTCAGATTGTCAACATGGGGTAATTAATTCATTGATTTTAACGGGTGATTCAGGTTATTTAGAAGTACAAGCCAATCAGCCACCTGCATTTTTTATACCTAAAAATCGTTTCAAAAAGGAATAA
- a CDS encoding TOBE domain-containing protein — MKISARNQFKGKVVALEKGAVNAVVSIDIGAGNVITSTISMAAVEELKLEVGKDAYAIIKATSVMVGVE, encoded by the coding sequence ATGAAAATTAGTGCAAGAAATCAATTTAAAGGGAAAGTGGTCGCTTTAGAAAAAGGTGCTGTCAATGCCGTAGTAAGTATTGATATTGGCGCCGGGAATGTGATTACGTCAACCATTTCAATGGCTGCAGTAGAAGAATTGAAATTGGAAGTTGGTAAAGACGCTTACGCTATTATTAAAGCGACTTCTGTGATGGTCGGTGTAGAATAA
- the ubiD gene encoding 4-hydroxy-3-polyprenylbenzoate decarboxylase, with translation MKYKDLRDFLTLLEQRGELKRIKQEIDPHLEMTEIADRTLRAGGPALLFENPKGFDIPVLCNLFGTPKRVAMGMGQEQVSALRDVGKLLAFLKEPEPPKGFKDFLSSIPQFKQVLNMPTKVLGKADCQQVVLKDEDVDLYKLPIMQCWKEDVAPLVTWGLTITKGPLKKRQNLGIYRQQLVAKNKLIMRWLSHRGGALDFQEWKETHPSEPFPVSVALGADPATILGAVTPVPDTLSEYAFAGLLRGTKTSVVKSVSNDLEVPGSAEIVLEGYIDPNETALEGPYGDHTGYYNEQEYFPVFTVTHITMRKDPIYHSTYTGRPPDEPAVLGEALNEVFIPILQKQFPEIVDFYLPPEGCSYRLAVVTIKKQYAGHAKRVMMGVWSFLRQFMYTKFVIVCDDDVNARDWKDVIWAMTTRCDPARDLTLVENTPIDYLDFASPVAGLGSKMGIDATNKWPGETQREWGVPIKKDPDVVKRVDEIWDSLAIFENEP, from the coding sequence ATGAAATATAAAGATTTGCGTGATTTTCTTACTTTATTGGAACAGCGTGGTGAGCTAAAGCGGATCAAGCAAGAAATTGATCCACATTTAGAAATGACCGAAATTGCAGACCGCACATTGCGTGCGGGCGGTCCTGCGTTGTTGTTTGAAAATCCGAAAGGATTTGATATCCCCGTACTGTGTAATTTATTTGGGACACCGAAAAGAGTAGCAATGGGGATGGGGCAAGAGCAGGTCTCCGCGTTACGTGACGTCGGGAAATTATTGGCTTTTTTAAAAGAGCCTGAGCCACCGAAAGGGTTTAAAGATTTTCTTTCGAGTATTCCGCAATTTAAGCAGGTGTTGAATATGCCCACTAAAGTATTGGGTAAAGCTGATTGCCAACAAGTCGTTTTAAAGGACGAGGATGTTGATCTGTATAAGCTGCCTATTATGCAATGCTGGAAAGAAGATGTCGCGCCCTTAGTGACATGGGGCTTGACGATCACAAAAGGACCATTGAAAAAACGGCAAAATTTAGGCATTTATCGCCAACAATTAGTGGCTAAAAATAAATTGATTATGCGTTGGCTATCTCACCGTGGTGGCGCATTAGATTTCCAAGAGTGGAAAGAAACACACCCTAGCGAGCCATTTCCTGTTTCTGTGGCACTGGGTGCCGATCCTGCGACGATTTTAGGCGCCGTTACGCCGGTACCAGATACCTTGTCAGAGTATGCCTTTGCGGGATTATTACGTGGGACCAAGACGTCTGTGGTGAAATCCGTCAGCAATGATCTGGAAGTACCTGGCAGTGCAGAAATTGTGCTAGAAGGCTATATTGATCCGAATGAAACCGCCTTGGAAGGTCCATATGGTGATCATACGGGGTATTATAATGAACAAGAATATTTCCCTGTGTTTACGGTTACCCATATTACTATGCGTAAAGATCCGATTTATCATTCTACTTACACGGGGCGTCCGCCCGATGAGCCTGCTGTTTTGGGTGAAGCACTAAATGAAGTGTTTATTCCGATTCTGCAAAAGCAGTTTCCCGAAATTGTGGATTTTTATTTACCACCTGAAGGCTGTTCTTATCGTTTAGCGGTGGTTACGATTAAGAAACAGTATGCTGGTCATGCTAAACGCGTGATGATGGGCGTTTGGTCTTTCTTACGTCAGTTTATGTACACAAAGTTTGTGATTGTTTGTGATGATGATGTCAATGCACGAGATTGGAAAGATGTGATCTGGGCGATGACCACAAGATGTGATCCGGCTCGTGATTTAACTTTAGTGGAAAATACACCGATTGATTACCTTGATTTTGCTTCACCTGTTGCCGGTTTAGGCTCCAAAATGGGAATTGATGCAACCAATAAATGGCCGGGAGAAACTCAACGTGAATGGGGGGTACCGATTAAAAAAGATCCCGATGTTGTGAAAAGAGTGGATGAGATTTGGGACAGTTTAGCTATCTTTGAAAATGAGCCATAG
- a CDS encoding response regulator: protein MRILLIEDDALIGNGLQIGLTKSGFLVDWFQDGKTGLEAVKSAPYDAVVLDLTLPKMDGLDILQRWRKEKYDVPVLILTARDTLDERVMGLQKGADDYLCKPFALVEVIARLQALIRRRYGQASPVIEHSLVCFDPNQRKVFLRQEEVALTTREYKLLELFMLNKDRVLSRRMIEEKLYNWDDEVSSNALEVHIYNLRQKLGKQFIRTVHGVGYALGKNDEMA from the coding sequence ATGCGAATTTTATTAATAGAAGATGATGCCTTAATTGGCAATGGCTTACAGATTGGGCTAACTAAATCGGGTTTTTTAGTTGATTGGTTTCAGGATGGCAAAACAGGATTAGAGGCGGTAAAAAGTGCGCCTTATGATGCGGTTGTGTTAGATTTAACCTTACCTAAAATGGATGGATTAGACATCCTGCAGCGTTGGCGTAAAGAAAAATACGATGTACCCGTATTAATTCTAACCGCGCGCGATACGCTAGATGAACGAGTGATGGGATTGCAAAAAGGAGCTGATGATTATTTATGTAAACCTTTTGCATTAGTCGAAGTGATTGCACGTTTGCAGGCACTCATTCGTCGTCGTTATGGGCAAGCTAGCCCAGTGATTGAACATAGCTTGGTCTGTTTTGACCCGAATCAGCGCAAAGTGTTTTTAAGACAGGAAGAGGTGGCGTTAACGACGAGAGAATATAAATTATTAGAGTTATTTATGTTGAATAAAGATCGCGTGCTTTCTCGCCGTATGATTGAAGAGAAACTTTATAACTGGGACGATGAAGTCAGTAGTAATGCCTTGGAGGTCCATATTTATAATTTACGCCAAAAATTAGGGAAACAATTTATTCGTACTGTGCATGGTGTAGGGTATGCGCTAGGAAAAAATGATGAAATGGCTTAA
- the qseC gene encoding quorum sensing histidine kinase QseC: protein MKWLKQTSLRVRLIFTLSLTALVIWLASTAVAWFQVRKEVNDVFDAQQILLAQRLASANLHNMLIARAPHNVNKQLKKVRHYDDDALAFAIFNHRGDLLLSDGNNGENFIFAPHSGFSVSAIREDDDRWRIFWLPVNQGKWIIAVGQEMDYREDLINQMVFGQMWIWFASLPFLLGILVWVISRELRPLKQVNAQLMQRRPDDTSLLPSENLPTEILPLIHNLNHFFERTATMLLRERRFTSDAAHELRSPLAALRIQTEVAQMAGDDALMREQALQNLTLGIDRASQLIERLLTLSRLDNLAELDEMEAIHWEPLIASLVSELYFSAQKRQMDLQFELIAAPPVQQGQPLLLSLMLRNLIDNALRYCPEGSTITIKLYADRIVIEDNGNGVNDADLAKLGQRFYRPAGQNEKGSGLGLSIVQRIATLHHYQFRLENVKDDKGYIKGFRSLILLNKI, encoded by the coding sequence ATGAAATGGCTTAAGCAAACAAGTTTACGAGTTCGTTTAATTTTCACGTTATCGTTGACCGCATTAGTGATTTGGTTAGCTTCAACCGCGGTGGCGTGGTTTCAAGTAAGAAAAGAAGTGAATGATGTTTTTGATGCGCAACAGATTCTATTAGCTCAGCGTTTGGCCTCAGCGAATTTACATAATATGCTGATTGCTCGTGCCCCTCATAATGTGAATAAACAGCTCAAGAAAGTTCGGCACTATGATGACGATGCTCTTGCTTTTGCAATTTTTAATCATCGCGGTGATCTTCTTTTAAGCGATGGGAATAATGGGGAAAATTTCATTTTTGCACCGCACAGTGGTTTTTCAGTCAGTGCTATCCGTGAAGATGACGATCGTTGGCGGATTTTTTGGTTGCCAGTCAATCAAGGAAAATGGATTATTGCCGTAGGGCAAGAAATGGACTATCGCGAAGATCTGATTAACCAAATGGTGTTTGGGCAAATGTGGATTTGGTTCGCGAGTTTACCTTTTTTATTAGGGATTTTGGTTTGGGTGATTAGCCGTGAGCTGCGACCGCTAAAACAAGTGAATGCGCAGTTAATGCAACGCCGTCCAGATGATACTTCACTTTTACCGAGCGAAAATTTACCGACAGAAATTTTACCGTTAATCCACAATTTAAATCATTTCTTTGAGCGAACTGCCACGATGTTATTGCGTGAGAGACGTTTTACTTCAGATGCCGCACATGAATTACGTAGTCCATTGGCGGCATTGCGCATTCAAACTGAAGTTGCACAAATGGCAGGAGATGATGCTTTGATGCGCGAGCAAGCCTTGCAAAACTTAACGTTAGGGATTGATCGTGCTAGTCAATTAATTGAACGTTTACTCACGCTCTCTCGTTTGGATAATTTAGCTGAGTTAGATGAAATGGAAGCGATTCATTGGGAGCCGTTAATTGCGTCTTTAGTGAGTGAACTTTATTTTTCTGCGCAAAAACGGCAAATGGATCTCCAATTTGAATTAATTGCCGCGCCACCAGTGCAACAAGGGCAACCCCTTTTATTATCATTAATGTTACGTAATTTGATTGATAATGCGCTTCGCTATTGCCCAGAAGGAAGTACCATAACGATTAAGCTTTATGCCGATCGTATTGTGATTGAAGATAATGGTAATGGGGTGAATGATGCCGATTTAGCGAAGTTAGGACAGCGTTTTTATCGTCCTGCAGGGCAAAATGAAAAGGGAAGTGGATTGGGTTTATCGATTGTTCAGCGCATTGCCACCCTACATCATTATCAATTCCGGTTAGAAAATGTGAAAGATGATAAGGGTTATATAAAAGGATTTAGATCATTGATTTTATTAAATAAAATTTAA
- a CDS encoding type B 50S ribosomal protein L31 has product MKKGIHPENYRTVLFYDSNAKQGFLIRSCARTTTTMKWEDGHEYPVFMCDTSSASHPYYTGKTRQIANEGRASDFVNRYGKFGTLKSK; this is encoded by the coding sequence ATGAAAAAAGGTATTCATCCAGAAAATTACCGTACTGTACTATTTTATGACTCAAATGCAAAGCAAGGTTTTTTAATTCGCTCTTGCGCCAGAACCACAACGACCATGAAATGGGAAGATGGTCATGAATATCCTGTCTTTATGTGTGATACCTCCTCAGCATCACACCCGTACTATACAGGTAAAACACGTCAAATTGCGAATGAAGGTCGTGCAAGCGACTTTGTCAATCGCTACGGCAAATTTGGCACATTAAAATCAAAATAA